The genomic interval ATTAAAGTTTAATGTCAACAGTTGTTGGGTCGCTTTAAAAAATATACTTCCTGGCACTAACGGAATAATGCCTGGCACCATGAAGAGAATCACGGGCGATTTATATTGACGAGCCATGATATGCGAAATGATGCCGAGAATAAAACTGCCATACAGACTCGCGTATATACTGTCGATGCCGAATATTTCAAAAGCGATATGAAACGTTAAATAACCGAAACCGCCACATAAGCCTGCCGGGAATAATAACCGCTTCGGCGCATCATACACAAATGCAAAACAAAAAGAGGTTAAAAAGCTACATATAAAAATGAATAATATTGTCATTGTTGCCACCGCCTACAAAATGAGAAACGCTGTCG from Staphylococcus sp. MI 10-1553 carries:
- a CDS encoding threonine/serine exporter family protein, whose product is MTILFIFICSFLTSFCFAFVYDAPKRLLFPAGLCGGFGYLTFHIAFEIFGIDSIYASLYGSFILGIISHIMARQYKSPVILFMVPGIIPLVPGSIFFKATQQLLTLNFNEASDIFVRATLIAGAIAVGLLISDQVAKSFIRKPITILKLPAKK